A single region of the Lotus japonicus ecotype B-129 chromosome 4, LjGifu_v1.2 genome encodes:
- the LOC130712370 gene encoding DNA topoisomerase 2-like: MAALSDAQRDYFGVFALNGKLLNAMKTNPKEFIKKAKTRGAQFIYTIESQHVIICIYVYMIYLGSIKFQHFRYGRVMFMADQDYDGSHIKGLLINFFYMLSPSLLRIPYFLSELITPIIRAFHCNGIQKLSFYSYPEYEKWWKNWGNSDWRIKYYKGLGSFTHEEGKEFFQNVEIQRKYFVWRNDEDLDAINIAFSKSKTRERRGLMLKFKSSDYRDYTDLSICYKDFLQKEFILYSMASVRRCIPSLIDGQKPSQRKILYGAFKRELFTEIRVDKLIGYVAEHSAYHHDESSLATTLMRMARDYVGSMNINLLMANGQFGTHIQGGKDHASPRYIYTELNPISRFLFPEIDNKLLKYLNEDGISVEPEWYLPIIPLVLVNGVSGIATGWNCSIPCYNPKDIIANIKRFLNDDKLQPMVPWYKGFKGTIDKSIGGFLAEWR, encoded by the exons ATGGCTGCGCTCTCTGACGCGCAACGGGACTATTTTGGTGTTTTTGCATTGAATGGCAAACTTCTAAATGCGATGAAGACAAACCCTAAGGAGTTTATAAAAAAGGCTAAAACTCGAG GTGCACAATTCATTTACACTATTGAATCACAACATGTTATAATCTGTATCTATGTTTATATGATCTATTTGGGGTCAATTAAATTTCAGCATTTTAGATATGGCCGGGTGATGTTTATGGCTGATCAG GACTATGATGGATCTCACATCAAGGGGTTATTGATAAACTTCTTTTATATGCTCAGCCCATCACTGCTTAGAATTCCATATTTTTTGTCTGAATTGATCACTCCCATAATAAGG GCTTTTCATTGCAATGGGATTCAAAAATTATCATTTTATTCATATCCCGAATATGAAAAATGGTGGAAGAACTGGGGGAATTCTGATTGGAGAATCAAGTACTATAAG GGGCTGGGTAGCTTTACTCATGAGGAAGGGAAAGAATTCTTTCAAAATGTTGAAATTCAGAGAAAATACTTTGTTTGGCGCAACGATGAGGATCTAGATGCCATTAATATTGCATTCTCGAAGTCAAAGACTAGAGAAAGGAGGGGATTGATGCTTAAATTTAAG TCTAGCGATTATCGCGATTATACAGATCTTAGTATCTGCTACAAGGATTTTCTACAGAAAGAATTTATATTGTACTCGATGGCGAGTGTACGGAGGTGCATTCCTTCGTTGATAGATGGTCAGAAGCCCTCCCAAAGGAAGATCCTTTACGGTGCATTCAAGAGAGAGTTGTTCACTGAAATAAGAGTGGACAAACTTATTGGTTATGTAGCTGAGCATTCTGCTTACCACCATGATGAATCCAGTTTGGCTACCACCCTTATGAGAATGGCTCGAGATTATGTTGGTAGCATGAATATAAATCTCCTGATGGCAAACGGTCAATTTGGTACTCATATCCAG GGTGGCAAAGACCATGCATCTCCAAGATACATATACACTGAGCTTAACCCTATTTCTCGTTTCCTCTTCCCCGAGATTGACAATAAACTTCTCAAATACTTGAATGAGGATGGAATCTCAGTTGAACCTGAGtg GTACCTTCCTATCATACCTTTAGTGCTTGTCAATGGTGTTAGCGGAATTGCGACAGGCTGGAATTGTTCCATCCCCTGCTACAACCCCAAGGATATCATTGCAAACATTAAGCGTTTCTTAAATGATGACAAGTTGCAACCAATGGTTCCCTGGTACAAAGGATTTAAGGGAACCATTGATAAAAGTATAGGGG GCTttctggcagaatggagataa